From Streptomyces sp. NBC_01460, a single genomic window includes:
- a CDS encoding META domain-containing protein, producing MRTQRMTVSVLALLALAACGTESGSGAGSGDSGDGSGTVRPEAPVTGVHWNVSSLTVGGKRTAAPEGAHVRIDSRGKATGNLGCNRFTADVRIEGSAMTVGRSTSTDMACEKDVQRFETAMARAFSGELQAAVAGRSDEKTLTLTTPGGDSMTLTSEPPAPLTGTAWKVTGLVSGSTVASLPAGTEDKAHLTFGKDGSVEGSLGCNSFHGRATVSGSTLTFGPLASTRKMCPGPEMELERALLGVLEGKAAYTIDHRSLSIEAKSGKGLDATAPAAGT from the coding sequence ATGCGCACACAACGTATGACCGTCAGCGTCCTGGCCCTCCTCGCCCTCGCCGCCTGCGGTACGGAGTCGGGTTCCGGAGCTGGATCCGGGGACTCCGGGGACGGCAGCGGCACCGTGCGGCCCGAAGCGCCCGTGACCGGTGTCCACTGGAACGTGTCCTCCCTGACCGTCGGCGGGAAGAGGACCGCCGCACCCGAGGGCGCCCATGTCCGGATCGACTCCCGGGGGAAGGCCACCGGCAATCTCGGGTGCAACCGCTTCACCGCCGACGTCCGCATCGAGGGCAGCGCGATGACCGTCGGGCGGAGCACGTCCACCGACATGGCGTGCGAGAAGGACGTGCAGCGGTTCGAGACGGCGATGGCCCGTGCCTTCAGCGGCGAGCTCCAGGCCGCCGTGGCGGGCCGGAGCGACGAGAAGACCCTGACCCTGACCACCCCCGGAGGCGACTCGATGACCCTCACCTCGGAGCCGCCCGCCCCCCTCACCGGCACCGCCTGGAAGGTCACCGGCCTGGTGTCCGGCAGCACCGTCGCCTCCCTGCCCGCCGGTACGGAGGACAAGGCGCACCTCACCTTCGGCAAGGACGGCTCGGTGGAGGGAAGCCTCGGCTGCAACTCCTTCCACGGCAGGGCGACGGTCTCCGGCTCCACGCTCACCTTCGGCCCGCTCGCCTCCACCCGGAAGATGTGCCCGGGGCCCGAGATGGAGCTGGAGCGCGCACTGCTGGGTGTGCTGGAGGGCAAGGCGGCGTACACGATCGATCACCGCTCCCTGTCGATCGAGGCGAAGAGCGGCAAGGGACTCGACGCGACCGCCCCGGCGGCCGGGACCTGA